From one Geoalkalibacter halelectricus genomic stretch:
- a CDS encoding FemAB family XrtA/PEP-CTERM system-associated protein: MRIRSFQQNDAEAWDDYVMSHPDGTIFHLTQWKRVVDESFGHPSCYLLAEEAPSNGSRPRLVGVLPLVRIKSRLFGDFLVSVPFAELGGPVADSTEIAVALLARAGEVAREFGVDYVELKNTQGLADLPTKDLYVNFSKAMDPDPEVNLLAIPRKSRAVVRKAINGGLESETGHHLLPVFYDLMARSYHNLGTPIFPKSFFAKFLQVFGDKSDLLVVRSPQGRPIAGVLSFYFKDRVMPYYAGSLFEARALGPNDFMYWELMRRACQAGYKIFDYGRSKVDTGSYSFKKHWGFEPKPLAYQYLLVGKNEMPNLSPTNPKYQKKIEMWRKMPFALTKIVGPPLAKYLA, from the coding sequence ATGCGCATTCGCAGTTTCCAACAAAACGACGCCGAAGCCTGGGACGACTATGTTATGTCCCATCCCGACGGCACCATCTTCCATCTCACCCAATGGAAGCGCGTCGTCGACGAGAGCTTCGGCCACCCGAGCTGTTATCTTCTCGCCGAAGAGGCGCCCAGCAATGGCAGTCGTCCGCGCCTTGTCGGGGTGCTGCCCCTGGTGCGCATTAAAAGCCGCCTGTTCGGCGATTTCTTGGTCTCGGTCCCCTTTGCCGAACTTGGCGGCCCGGTGGCCGACAGCACCGAAATCGCCGTGGCGCTGCTGGCCAGGGCAGGGGAAGTGGCGCGGGAATTCGGCGTCGATTATGTCGAACTCAAGAACACCCAGGGACTCGCCGACCTGCCGACTAAGGATCTCTACGTCAACTTCAGCAAAGCCATGGACCCCGATCCCGAGGTTAATCTGCTCGCCATTCCGCGCAAATCCCGCGCCGTGGTGCGCAAGGCCATCAACGGCGGGCTCGAAAGCGAAACCGGCCACCACCTGTTGCCGGTGTTTTATGATCTGATGGCGCGCAGCTACCACAATCTGGGCACGCCCATCTTCCCGAAAAGTTTTTTTGCCAAATTTCTCCAGGTTTTCGGCGACAAGTCCGACCTGCTGGTGGTGCGCAGCCCGCAAGGCCGGCCCATTGCCGGGGTGCTGAGCTTTTATTTCAAGGACCGGGTCATGCCCTACTATGCCGGGTCGCTCTTCGAAGCCCGCGCCCTCGGCCCCAATGATTTCATGTACTGGGAACTCATGCGCCGCGCCTGCCAAGCCGGTTACAAGATCTTTGACTACGGTCGCAGCAAGGTCGATACGGGCTCCTACAGTTTCAAAAAACACTGGGGATTCGAGCCAAAGCCCCTGGCGTACCAGTACCTGCTGGTCGGAAAAAACGAAATGCCGAACCTGAGCCCCACCAACCCGAAGTATCAGAAGAAAATCGAGATGTGGCGCAAGATGCCGTTTGCGTTGACGAAGATCGTCGGACCACCGCTGGCGAAGTATCTGGCTTGA
- a CDS encoding TIGR03087 family PEP-CTERM/XrtA system glycosyltransferase, which translates to MKILYICHRIPYPPNKGDKIRSFNEVKYLAKDHDLFLAFLVDDPADTQHVDALREYCVDLAFAQIDPRAQKVKAASQVVAGKALSVPYFYSPKLQREIDAWASVQDFDAVVCFSGPMAEYVYRSSLWKKADRPRLIMDFCDVDSDKWGQYAQDAKFPMNLVYSLEQKRLLAYEAQVNRDFDHSVFVTDNEAQLFNNQVPDARNLTTVGNGVDFEFFNPGFRRGEACLAQDDESDHVDQGTARRAPTNLVFTGAMDYHANVDAVVWFCSDILPRITQAGIDAHFYIVGGRPAPAVQALAQNPRVTVTGFVEDIRPWYAKADLCVIPLRLARGVQNKVLEAMAMERPVVTTSKAAQGVGAKDLEHLWVADSAESIAATVIDLCRNPDTQRELGQAGRKFVVENFDWRRNMEKLEKLLS; encoded by the coding sequence TTGAAGATTTTATACATCTGCCACCGTATTCCCTATCCGCCCAACAAAGGCGACAAGATCCGTTCTTTCAACGAGGTCAAGTATCTCGCGAAAGACCACGATCTCTTCCTCGCCTTTCTGGTCGATGACCCGGCGGATACGCAGCATGTCGACGCTTTGAGGGAATATTGCGTTGATTTGGCTTTCGCTCAGATCGATCCACGGGCGCAGAAAGTTAAAGCAGCTTCTCAGGTAGTTGCGGGTAAAGCGCTGAGTGTGCCTTACTTTTATTCGCCAAAATTGCAGCGGGAAATCGACGCCTGGGCCAGTGTCCAAGACTTTGACGCCGTCGTCTGCTTCTCCGGGCCCATGGCGGAATATGTGTATCGCTCCAGCCTTTGGAAAAAGGCGGACCGCCCTCGGCTCATCATGGACTTCTGCGATGTCGATTCCGATAAATGGGGCCAATACGCTCAAGACGCCAAATTCCCCATGAACCTCGTCTACAGCCTGGAGCAGAAACGCCTTCTGGCCTACGAGGCGCAGGTCAATCGCGATTTCGACCATTCAGTGTTCGTGACGGACAATGAAGCTCAATTGTTCAACAACCAGGTGCCCGACGCCCGCAACCTGACGACGGTCGGCAATGGTGTGGATTTCGAATTTTTCAACCCCGGATTTCGTAGGGGCGAGGCATGCCTCGCCCAGGATGATGAATCGGACCATGTCGACCAGGGCACGGCGCGCCGTGCCCCTACGAATCTGGTGTTCACCGGCGCCATGGATTATCACGCCAATGTCGACGCCGTGGTGTGGTTTTGCAGCGACATCCTGCCGCGCATCACTCAGGCCGGCATTGACGCGCATTTCTACATTGTCGGCGGGCGGCCCGCGCCGGCTGTTCAGGCGTTGGCGCAAAACCCCAGGGTCACCGTGACCGGTTTCGTCGAAGATATTCGCCCCTGGTACGCCAAGGCCGATTTGTGCGTCATTCCCCTGCGCTTGGCGCGCGGCGTCCAGAACAAGGTGCTCGAAGCCATGGCCATGGAGCGGCCCGTCGTCACGACCAGCAAAGCCGCCCAAGGCGTCGGCGCCAAGGATCTGGAACATCTCTGGGTCGCCGACAGCGCGGAGAGCATCGCCGCCACCGTCATCGATCTGTGCCGAAATCCCGATACCCAGCGCGAATTGGGCCAGGCGGGCCGCAAGTTCGTCGTGGAGAATTTCGACTGGCGACGGAATATGGAAAAGCTGGAAAAATTACTGAGTTAA
- the wecB gene encoding non-hydrolyzing UDP-N-acetylglucosamine 2-epimerase, translating into MKVLCVVGARPNFMKVAPIIDELKRRDIDYVLVHTGQHYDEKMSKLFFVDLGMPKPHVDLEVGSGSHARQTGEVLMRIEPILESEKPDVVIVVGDVNSTLAATLAAAKLCIPVAHVEAGLRSFDRTMPEEINRLMTDSVADFLFTTEELASEHLRREGIPDEKIFFVGNTMIDSLVKHVRRADESPILEQLGVTPKNYGVVTLHRPSNVDQPESLRDILEALSTIARDLPLVFPIHPRTRKRIAEFGLEALLAQGFILCEPLGYLDFLKLNKDARLVLTDSGGIQEETTVLGVPCITLRHNTERPITVTAGTNQLVGSDKHQILSAAAKVLSGQTEKKQIPPLWDGQAAKRIVDFLEQSL; encoded by the coding sequence ATGAAAGTTTTATGTGTAGTCGGTGCGCGACCCAACTTCATGAAAGTCGCACCCATCATCGATGAACTCAAACGGCGCGATATCGACTACGTGCTCGTTCATACCGGTCAGCACTATGACGAGAAGATGAGCAAACTGTTCTTTGTCGACCTGGGCATGCCCAAGCCCCATGTCGATCTTGAGGTCGGCTCCGGCAGCCATGCCCGCCAGACCGGGGAGGTGCTCATGCGCATCGAACCCATCCTCGAGAGCGAAAAACCCGATGTGGTCATCGTCGTCGGCGATGTCAACTCAACCCTGGCCGCGACTCTGGCCGCCGCCAAGCTGTGCATCCCCGTGGCTCACGTCGAAGCCGGCCTGCGCAGCTTCGACCGCACCATGCCCGAAGAGATCAACCGTCTGATGACCGACAGCGTGGCCGACTTCCTGTTCACTACCGAAGAACTCGCGAGTGAACACCTGCGCCGCGAAGGCATCCCCGATGAAAAGATTTTCTTCGTCGGCAACACCATGATCGACAGCCTGGTCAAGCACGTCCGGCGCGCCGACGAATCGCCGATCCTGGAGCAACTCGGTGTGACACCCAAAAATTACGGGGTCGTCACCTTGCATCGTCCCTCCAACGTCGATCAGCCCGAAAGTCTGCGCGACATTCTCGAAGCCCTCAGCACCATCGCGCGCGATCTGCCTCTGGTCTTTCCCATTCATCCGCGCACCCGCAAGCGCATTGCCGAATTTGGCCTCGAAGCACTTTTGGCGCAGGGGTTCATTCTCTGCGAACCCTTGGGCTATCTCGATTTTCTCAAGCTCAACAAGGATGCCCGTCTGGTCCTCACCGACTCCGGCGGCATCCAGGAAGAAACCACGGTGCTCGGCGTGCCCTGCATTACCCTGCGGCACAACACCGAACGCCCCATTACCGTCACCGCCGGCACCAACCAACTGGTGGGTTCGGACAAACACCAAATCCTCTCCGCCGCCGCAAAGGTATTAAGCGGTCAGACGGAGAAAAAACAGATTCCGCCGCTATGGGACGGTCAGGCGGCCAAACGCATTGTGGACTTTTTGGAACAATCGTTGTAG